From Haloarcula hispanica ATCC 33960, the proteins below share one genomic window:
- a CDS encoding phosphotransacetylase family protein — protein sequence MTDTNTLLVTSLEEGIGKTAITLALATRAHDAGYDVGYMKPKGTRLRSAVGKTRDEDPMLARELLDLETDLHDMEPIVYSPTFIQEAIRGREDPDDLRKRLQEGIETCSDGTDLLLVEGSSDLTTGSIVDLTDIDIAELLDARVLLVTGYDTPSDTDEILSAARAIGDRLDGVLFNGVTDATVDELADDVVPFLEGEGIPVHGILPRDRSLAGVTVADLARNLGADILTGDANTDVHVERFSVGAMSGSSALERFRRTRDAVVVTGGDRSEVQTAALEASGIKALLLTGGFQPPSAVIGQAAEKNVPVLSVQSDTRTTIDRVEEVLRTGQTRNEATVDRMQSLLDDGVDIEALLSIDL from the coding sequence ATGACCGACACGAACACGCTACTCGTCACGTCACTGGAGGAAGGTATCGGCAAGACGGCTATCACGCTCGCGCTAGCGACGCGTGCCCACGACGCGGGCTACGACGTCGGCTACATGAAGCCCAAGGGGACGCGCCTGCGGAGCGCGGTCGGCAAGACGCGAGACGAGGACCCGATGCTCGCCCGCGAACTGCTCGATCTGGAGACCGACCTCCACGACATGGAACCCATCGTCTACTCGCCGACGTTCATCCAGGAAGCCATCCGCGGGCGTGAGGACCCGGATGACCTCCGCAAGCGACTGCAAGAGGGCATCGAGACGTGTTCTGACGGGACCGACCTGCTCCTCGTCGAGGGGAGTAGCGACCTGACGACCGGCAGTATCGTCGACCTCACAGACATCGATATCGCGGAACTGCTCGACGCCCGCGTGCTGTTAGTCACCGGCTACGATACGCCCAGTGATACGGACGAGATTTTGTCCGCGGCCCGGGCGATCGGTGATCGACTCGACGGCGTCCTGTTCAACGGCGTCACCGACGCGACGGTGGACGAACTCGCCGACGACGTGGTTCCGTTCCTCGAAGGCGAGGGGATTCCAGTCCACGGCATTCTGCCGCGTGACCGCTCGCTCGCCGGCGTCACCGTTGCCGACCTCGCCCGGAACCTCGGCGCGGACATCCTCACTGGCGATGCCAACACTGACGTCCACGTCGAGCGGTTCAGCGTCGGCGCGATGAGCGGGAGCAGCGCACTCGAACGCTTCCGGCGGACGCGCGATGCCGTCGTCGTCACCGGCGGCGACCGCTCGGAGGTCCAGACCGCTGCTCTCGAAGCGTCCGGTATCAAGGCGCTACTCCTCACGGGTGGGTTCCAGCCCCCCAGTGCGGTCATCGGACAGGCGGCCGAGAAAAACGTCCCAGTGCTGTCAGTCCAATCGGACACGCGGACGACGATAGACAGGGTCGAGGAGGTGCTCCGGACCGGCCAGACACGCAACGAGGCAACAGTCGACCGTATGCAGTCGCTACTGGACGACGGTGTCGATATCGAGGCGCTGCTGTCAATCGATCTGTAG
- a CDS encoding ABC transporter substrate-binding protein — protein MNRREYIVATGVGLAGAVAGCSGQSEAGSGGDGATDDATDSGTTTATATTEPTESGYSVAMEPVGEVTFEAVPEGWVANNGSWADMGIALGLDAPEGVWLPSRYHTQYYDEIPGVSVDGSSIQKLWGDSGVGKEQFYEIDADIHVMDPNFLQSRGSWEQSDIDEIETQVGPFFGNSIFSTGYEWHDYTYYTLYEAFEKLSQAFQRTDRFEAFRTLHEEFQTSLEDLVPDSESERPEVAIVWAGSDEPTSFSPYLIEDGTSFKQWRDLGVRDAFAKTDVRDFHADRSKVDFETLLDIDPEYLLLRGQENKTRSEFEDTVVSFLKSDQSGSELTAVQNGNVYRGGPLYQGPITNLVLTERAASQVYDVDRNLFDRQRVADIVAGEL, from the coding sequence ATGAACCGACGAGAGTACATCGTTGCGACCGGTGTCGGGCTGGCAGGTGCCGTCGCCGGCTGCTCGGGTCAGTCCGAGGCCGGGAGCGGTGGTGACGGCGCGACTGATGACGCGACGGATTCCGGTACGACGACCGCGACAGCGACCACGGAACCGACGGAGTCGGGCTACTCCGTCGCGATGGAACCGGTGGGCGAGGTCACGTTCGAGGCAGTTCCGGAGGGCTGGGTCGCGAACAACGGGAGCTGGGCCGACATGGGGATCGCGCTCGGCCTCGACGCACCAGAGGGCGTCTGGCTCCCCTCCCGATACCACACTCAGTACTACGACGAGATCCCGGGCGTCAGCGTTGACGGGAGTTCGATCCAGAAGCTGTGGGGGGACAGCGGTGTCGGGAAAGAGCAGTTCTACGAGATAGACGCCGACATCCACGTCATGGACCCGAACTTCCTGCAGAGCCGCGGGTCCTGGGAACAGTCGGATATCGACGAAATCGAAACCCAGGTCGGTCCCTTCTTCGGGAACAGCATCTTCTCGACCGGCTACGAGTGGCACGACTACACCTACTACACGCTGTACGAAGCTTTCGAGAAACTGTCCCAGGCGTTCCAGCGGACCGACCGGTTCGAGGCGTTCCGGACTCTCCACGAAGAATTCCAGACGAGCCTGGAAGACCTCGTGCCGGACTCGGAGTCCGAACGGCCCGAGGTAGCTATCGTATGGGCCGGCAGCGACGAGCCCACCAGCTTCTCACCGTACCTCATCGAGGACGGGACCAGCTTCAAACAGTGGCGAGACCTCGGGGTACGCGATGCCTTCGCGAAGACCGATGTCAGGGACTTCCACGCAGACCGCAGCAAGGTCGACTTCGAGACCCTGCTCGACATCGATCCGGAGTACCTGCTCCTGCGCGGACAGGAGAACAAAACGCGCTCGGAGTTCGAGGACACGGTCGTCAGCTTCCTCAAATCGGACCAGAGCGGAAGCGAACTGACGGCGGTACAGAACGGGAACGTGTATCGCGGTGGCCCGCTGTACCAGGGGCCGATAACGAACCTGGTCCTCACGGAACGGGCCGCGTCGCAGGTGTACGACGTGGACCGGAACCTGTTCGACCGTCAGCGTGTCGCCGATATCGTCGCCGGAGAGCTGTAG
- a CDS encoding thiolase family protein, translating to MGVAVIGASMTKFGQRDAWIRELLSQAGEECLTDAGVAPDDVEHLYVSNMASGEFEGQTGIMNLLAHDLGVLPAYSERVDQTSSSGGAGIYEAWQSVASGASDMTLLVGGEKMTHKTTGQATDIIASITHPDEYKHGVTLPSFAGMTARHYLERFDAPRESLARVAVKNHRNGVDNPKAQFQTEITMEKALESPIIADPLRLYDFCPITDGSAALMFTTEERAKEITDEYALVSGIGGATDTHVVHERDDPTVMGGVVESSKEAYEMAGLGPEDLDVAELHDMFTILEFLQLEGIGVAEQGTAWELAMDGATAKDGDLPINTSGGLKSKGHPLGASGVAQGVEIYEQLVGEAGPRQVDADTALACNVGGFGNCVITTIMEAAE from the coding sequence ATGGGAGTCGCAGTAATCGGCGCGTCAATGACGAAATTCGGGCAACGCGACGCCTGGATCCGCGAGTTGCTCTCGCAGGCGGGCGAGGAATGCCTCACGGACGCCGGCGTTGCGCCCGACGACGTAGAGCACCTGTACGTCTCGAACATGGCCAGTGGCGAGTTCGAAGGGCAGACGGGAATCATGAATCTGCTGGCCCACGACCTGGGAGTGCTTCCGGCCTACAGCGAACGGGTCGACCAGACCTCTTCCTCGGGCGGAGCAGGCATCTACGAGGCCTGGCAGTCCGTCGCCAGCGGGGCCAGCGATATGACGCTGTTAGTCGGCGGGGAGAAAATGACTCACAAGACGACGGGCCAGGCGACCGACATCATCGCCTCGATTACCCACCCCGACGAGTACAAGCACGGCGTGACGCTCCCGTCCTTTGCCGGGATGACCGCCCGGCACTATCTGGAGCGGTTCGACGCCCCTCGGGAGTCGCTCGCCCGGGTCGCGGTCAAGAACCATCGAAACGGCGTGGACAACCCCAAGGCGCAGTTCCAGACGGAGATCACGATGGAGAAAGCGCTCGAGTCACCCATCATCGCGGACCCGCTGCGTCTGTATGACTTCTGTCCGATCACGGACGGCAGCGCCGCGCTCATGTTCACCACAGAGGAGCGCGCCAAAGAGATAACCGACGAGTACGCCCTCGTCTCCGGCATCGGCGGGGCGACCGACACCCACGTCGTCCACGAGCGCGACGACCCGACGGTCATGGGCGGGGTCGTCGAGTCGAGCAAGGAGGCCTACGAGATGGCCGGCCTCGGTCCCGAGGACCTCGATGTGGCGGAACTACACGACATGTTCACCATTCTGGAGTTCCTCCAGCTAGAGGGTATCGGCGTCGCCGAGCAAGGGACGGCCTGGGAGCTGGCGATGGACGGTGCCACTGCAAAGGACGGCGACCTGCCGATCAACACCTCCGGGGGGCTCAAGTCCAAGGGCCATCCGCTGGGGGCAAGCGGTGTCGCGCAGGGCGTCGAAATCTACGAACAGCTCGTCGGCGAGGCCGGGCCGCGACAGGTCGACGCCGACACCGCACTGGCGTGTAACGTCGGCGGCTTTGGCAACTGTGTCATCACCACCATCATGGAGGCCGCAGAATGA
- a CDS encoding Zn-ribbon domain-containing OB-fold protein has translation MTLEAGMCANGHVSYPTHPLCPECGEPQDATFDLADRTGEVVTWTHSTATPPGVREPNTLAIVEFDITDVSDASDEFVRALGQVTTDEVETGDTVEPVYVEELRDPDAGIKVPESQDWDGYRWDPV, from the coding sequence ATGACGCTGGAAGCAGGCATGTGCGCAAACGGTCACGTCTCGTACCCCACCCATCCGCTGTGTCCGGAGTGTGGCGAACCACAGGACGCGACGTTCGACCTCGCGGACCGGACCGGCGAAGTGGTCACTTGGACCCACTCGACGGCGACGCCGCCGGGCGTCCGCGAGCCAAACACGCTGGCTATCGTTGAGTTCGACATAACGGACGTCTCCGATGCGAGCGACGAGTTCGTCCGCGCGCTCGGGCAGGTGACCACGGACGAGGTCGAAACAGGTGACACGGTCGAACCCGTCTACGTCGAGGAACTCCGCGACCCCGACGCGGGCATCAAAGTGCCCGAGAGTCAGGACTGGGACGGCTACCGCTGGGACCCGGTCTGA
- a CDS encoding DUF7551 domain-containing protein: MVGRTLADIRDRLSELSVAVGPYRVVSARTGTPPFPVSGMQFPDRETAAEAASVATAYRSALRRYDPRVTVHGLIVCEAPWGTDAVRTGPSSLPEYCHTVAGSLFEVLSGRHRSVEQAVIDSYLEAAEETENRERLCLAMLESMATAIADNLDPEVQADTLREAAGQLPRKPSGPEPVRDAVADLETAGLVDETAIEPAAVGPGRCSRYITLQNYRPTLSDLRCPVLPIAVELLRRTSITPQMAEAERTPDGWRLLVSLAGDQPAEGLSVVTTTA; encoded by the coding sequence ATGGTCGGACGAACACTCGCGGACATCCGTGACAGGCTCTCGGAACTCAGCGTGGCTGTCGGGCCGTATCGCGTCGTCAGCGCCCGGACAGGAACGCCGCCGTTCCCGGTGTCGGGAATGCAGTTCCCGGACCGCGAGACGGCTGCCGAAGCGGCCAGCGTCGCGACCGCCTACCGGAGTGCCCTCCGCCGCTACGACCCCCGTGTCACCGTCCACGGCCTCATCGTCTGTGAAGCGCCGTGGGGGACCGACGCCGTCAGGACTGGCCCGTCATCGCTCCCGGAGTACTGTCACACGGTCGCCGGGTCGCTGTTCGAGGTGCTGTCGGGGCGTCATCGCTCCGTCGAGCAGGCAGTCATCGACAGCTACCTCGAAGCGGCCGAGGAGACGGAGAACCGCGAGCGCCTCTGTCTGGCGATGCTCGAAAGTATGGCCACGGCGATCGCCGACAATCTCGACCCGGAAGTACAGGCGGACACCCTCCGCGAAGCCGCCGGCCAGTTACCGAGGAAGCCAAGCGGGCCTGAGCCGGTCCGGGACGCCGTCGCCGACCTCGAAACAGCGGGGCTGGTCGACGAGACAGCAATCGAACCCGCCGCGGTCGGTCCCGGCCGCTGTTCCAGATATATTACATTACAGAACTATCGCCCGACGCTGTCGGACCTCCGCTGCCCAGTGTTGCCGATTGCCGTCGAACTGCTGCGCCGGACGAGTATCACGCCACAGATGGCCGAAGCCGAGCGAACCCCGGACGGCTGGCGCCTGCTCGTCTCACTGGCCGGTGACCAACCCGCCGAAGGGCTGTCGGTCGTCACGACGACTGCGTGA
- the dpsA gene encoding DNA starvation/stationary phase protection protein DpsA, translating to MATQEHVRREFGNVEENELRLDKEKSEQVINALNQDLADTYTLYHQVKKHHWNVEGAEFRDLHLFLGDAAGNAEEAADELAERAQALGGTPVAGGKAQEEHASVEPEGQDVYDIRTSLENDLEMYGDIIESLRDHIDLAENLGDHATAQILREIIVQTEEDAHHIEHYLEDDTLVLD from the coding sequence ATGGCAACACAAGAGCATGTCCGACGCGAGTTCGGGAACGTCGAAGAGAACGAACTCCGCCTCGACAAGGAGAAGTCCGAGCAAGTAATCAACGCGCTGAATCAGGACTTGGCGGACACGTACACGCTGTACCATCAGGTCAAGAAGCACCACTGGAACGTTGAGGGCGCGGAGTTCCGCGACCTCCACCTGTTCCTCGGCGACGCCGCCGGCAACGCCGAAGAGGCAGCCGACGAACTCGCGGAGCGGGCCCAGGCCCTGGGCGGCACACCCGTCGCCGGCGGCAAGGCACAGGAAGAGCACGCATCGGTAGAACCGGAAGGGCAGGACGTGTACGACATCCGGACGTCGCTCGAAAACGACCTCGAGATGTACGGCGACATCATCGAGTCGCTCCGTGATCACATCGACCTCGCGGAGAACCTCGGTGACCACGCGACGGCGCAGATCCTCCGGGAAATCATCGTGCAGACCGAGGAAGACGCACACCACATCGAGCACTACCTCGAAGACGACACGCTCGTCTTGGACTAA
- a CDS encoding DUF7836 family putative zinc-binding protein — MQEAWLQLQCPACSVAWEEQVSDLPAPETQFVCDDCGAERALSEFMRTTRDLEVLQEFTDS; from the coding sequence ATGCAGGAGGCCTGGCTCCAACTACAATGTCCGGCGTGTTCAGTTGCCTGGGAAGAGCAAGTGTCCGACCTCCCGGCCCCGGAGACACAGTTCGTCTGTGACGACTGCGGGGCCGAACGGGCGCTGTCGGAGTTCATGCGGACCACCCGCGACCTCGAAGTGCTGCAGGAGTTTACGGACTCTTAG
- a CDS encoding DUF7547 family protein, which translates to MSSDDDLSALITDLVTTLQELETEVEPTTDSGLPRPPTPSELLRFTSDVTIPAVILVLKTNIEALKILRRALRMAEGRPTSTGSASDEVRQRASDLSRATLSRLDGALTDLQQAVEGTPEDEEARELIQEAQQLRGQIQDRLANEPGVSEEVDSDQVTDVPVDVDAELRSIKDDIEGPDRDDTGPEDGEGSDEE; encoded by the coding sequence ATGAGCTCGGACGACGACCTTTCCGCCCTGATTACGGACCTCGTTACGACGCTGCAGGAGCTAGAGACGGAGGTCGAGCCTACGACCGACAGCGGCCTGCCGCGGCCGCCGACACCGAGCGAACTCCTCCGGTTCACCAGCGACGTGACCATTCCTGCGGTCATTCTGGTGTTGAAGACCAACATCGAGGCGCTGAAGATACTCCGTCGAGCCCTCCGAATGGCCGAAGGGCGGCCGACATCGACCGGGTCCGCCTCGGATGAGGTGCGACAGCGTGCGAGTGATCTGAGTCGGGCCACGCTCTCTCGCCTCGACGGTGCGTTGACCGACCTCCAGCAGGCTGTCGAAGGGACACCGGAAGATGAAGAGGCCCGCGAGCTTATTCAGGAAGCCCAACAATTGCGTGGCCAGATCCAGGATAGATTAGCCAATGAACCAGGGGTGAGCGAGGAGGTCGACTCCGACCAGGTTACTGACGTCCCAGTGGACGTAGACGCCGAACTACGGTCGATAAAGGACGATATCGAAGGTCCAGACAGGGACGACACCGGTCCCGAAGACGGAGAGGGGAGCGACGAGGAGTAA
- a CDS encoding HTH domain-containing protein, producing the protein MSSSTAPGSRRATLFVRSDLPALSQKRCTAIERELQELVCRGVLDDVDTVEWEKRVPLQGSGNGPERDLYNEFAEWAREAGVCLAPFFDTRLRYSSTTGEKRRELVMPAVCLAVYESGDLVQVAPFADRGRTESVEECIAELAETGALPDTYSTTVSTV; encoded by the coding sequence ATGTCCAGCTCTACTGCTCCGGGCAGTCGTCGGGCGACCCTGTTCGTCCGGTCTGACCTCCCAGCGCTGTCACAGAAACGCTGTACCGCTATCGAACGTGAGCTACAGGAGCTGGTGTGCCGTGGCGTACTCGACGACGTCGACACAGTCGAGTGGGAGAAGCGCGTGCCGCTGCAGGGCTCCGGTAACGGACCTGAGCGGGACCTGTACAACGAGTTTGCGGAGTGGGCCCGCGAGGCTGGTGTCTGCCTCGCGCCGTTTTTCGACACCCGGCTCCGTTACAGTTCGACGACGGGCGAGAAGCGCCGCGAACTCGTCATGCCGGCCGTCTGCCTCGCAGTCTACGAGAGCGGTGACCTCGTACAGGTTGCCCCCTTCGCCGACAGAGGCCGAACTGAGTCCGTCGAAGAGTGTATCGCCGAGCTGGCTGAGACGGGGGCCCTTCCCGACACCTATTCGACAACGGTTTCGACCGTATAG
- the acs gene encoding acetate--CoA ligase alpha subunit has translation MGRLSTLFAPERVAVVGATDSEGSVGHAVTTNLLDSFAGEVVAVNPNKETVLGLPCYDNLAGLEDPGSVDVAVVVVPPTVAVDVIENAGEAGIENVVVITAGFGETGSDGAEREQRLREAARKYDLNLVGPNSLGVMSTPVGLNATFGNEMASDGDISFMSQSGAFITAVLDWAAERDVGFKDIVSLGNKAVLDESDFVAEWGDDPDTDVILGYLEDINDGSSFVQTAREVTQETPIVLVKSGRTDAGASAAASHTGAMAGSERAYEAGLDKAGTLRVESVQELFDYAQILAGQPLPDGDEIAIVTNAGGPGVMTTDAVGDSDLQLAQFGDETFSRLREEMPDEANIYNPVDIIGDAPAERFETALETVLADDNVSMAVVVACPTAVLSFEELSERVVEQQERFEKPVAATLMGGKSVDAGANVLSEAGVPNYFDPARAVGSLDALRRYREIRTTEYEEPTTFDVDRERAREILESGARRGSNRLGVEAMELLDAYGIPTPQGDVVSSPVEAEAIAEEIGDDVVMKIVSPDILHKSDIGGVEVGVPVEDVRDTYEDLVVRARNYQEDATILGVQVQEMVDLDNGVETILGMNRDPQFGPLLLFGLGGIFVEVLEDNTVSVAPVSETEAKGMLDDIDSAPLLRGARGRDPVDEATLVETIQRLSQLVTDFPAIVELDINPLVATPDGVQAVDLRLTLDQEKL, from the coding sequence ATGGGACGATTATCGACGTTGTTTGCGCCGGAACGTGTCGCAGTGGTCGGGGCGACCGATTCGGAGGGGTCCGTCGGTCACGCGGTCACCACGAACCTGCTCGATTCGTTTGCAGGGGAGGTCGTGGCCGTAAACCCGAACAAAGAGACAGTGCTTGGATTGCCGTGTTACGACAACCTCGCCGGCCTGGAAGACCCCGGGTCGGTCGACGTGGCTGTCGTCGTCGTGCCGCCGACGGTGGCGGTCGACGTTATCGAGAACGCCGGGGAAGCGGGTATCGAAAACGTGGTCGTCATCACCGCTGGCTTCGGTGAGACCGGCAGTGATGGGGCCGAACGCGAGCAGCGGCTCCGCGAGGCGGCCCGCAAATACGACCTGAATCTGGTCGGCCCGAACAGCCTCGGCGTAATGTCGACCCCTGTTGGGCTCAATGCCACCTTCGGCAATGAGATGGCCAGCGATGGCGACATCTCCTTTATGAGCCAGTCGGGCGCGTTCATCACCGCCGTGCTGGACTGGGCCGCCGAGCGCGATGTCGGCTTCAAAGACATCGTCTCACTCGGGAACAAAGCGGTGCTAGACGAGAGCGATTTCGTCGCTGAGTGGGGTGACGACCCTGATACTGATGTCATTCTGGGCTATCTTGAGGACATCAATGATGGGTCCTCGTTCGTACAGACGGCTCGTGAGGTGACACAGGAGACGCCGATTGTGCTTGTCAAGTCCGGCCGCACGGACGCGGGTGCGAGCGCGGCGGCCTCCCACACCGGTGCGATGGCCGGTTCGGAGCGGGCCTACGAGGCCGGCCTCGACAAGGCCGGAACGCTCCGCGTCGAATCCGTACAGGAACTGTTCGACTACGCCCAGATTCTCGCCGGCCAGCCGCTCCCGGACGGAGACGAAATCGCTATCGTCACGAACGCCGGCGGCCCCGGCGTGATGACGACCGACGCCGTCGGCGACTCGGACCTGCAACTCGCGCAGTTCGGCGACGAGACGTTCTCCCGACTCCGCGAAGAGATGCCTGATGAGGCCAACATCTACAACCCGGTCGACATTATCGGCGATGCTCCCGCCGAGCGCTTCGAGACAGCCCTCGAAACAGTCCTTGCGGACGACAACGTTTCGATGGCCGTCGTCGTCGCCTGTCCGACCGCAGTGCTTTCCTTCGAGGAACTCTCGGAACGCGTCGTCGAACAGCAAGAGCGGTTCGAAAAACCCGTCGCGGCGACGCTGATGGGTGGGAAGTCCGTCGACGCCGGTGCGAACGTCCTGAGCGAAGCCGGCGTGCCGAACTACTTCGATCCGGCCCGCGCCGTCGGGAGTCTGGACGCTCTCAGACGCTATCGGGAGATCAGGACGACCGAGTACGAGGAGCCGACGACGTTCGACGTGGACCGCGAGCGGGCCCGCGAGATACTCGAATCCGGTGCCCGGCGCGGGTCGAACCGGCTCGGCGTGGAAGCGATGGAACTGCTCGACGCGTACGGGATTCCGACACCGCAGGGCGATGTCGTCTCCTCGCCCGTCGAAGCGGAGGCTATCGCCGAGGAAATCGGCGACGACGTGGTGATGAAAATCGTCAGCCCGGACATCCTGCACAAGTCAGACATCGGCGGTGTCGAGGTCGGTGTCCCCGTCGAAGACGTCCGGGACACCTACGAGGACCTCGTCGTCAGAGCGCGCAACTACCAGGAGGATGCGACAATTCTCGGCGTTCAGGTACAGGAGATGGTCGACCTCGACAACGGCGTCGAGACGATCCTCGGGATGAACCGCGACCCGCAGTTCGGGCCGCTGCTGTTGTTCGGCCTCGGCGGGATTTTCGTCGAGGTGCTCGAAGACAACACTGTCAGTGTCGCCCCCGTCAGCGAGACCGAGGCGAAAGGGATGCTCGACGACATCGACTCCGCACCGCTGTTGCGCGGTGCGAGAGGCCGCGACCCCGTCGACGAAGCGACGCTGGTCGAAACCATCCAGCGGCTCTCGCAGCTCGTCACTGACTTCCCCGCTATCGTCGAACTGGACATCAACCCCCTCGTCGCGACGCCCGACGGGGTGCAGGCGGTCGACCTGCGACTCACCCTCGATCAGGAGAAACTATGA
- a CDS encoding acyl-CoA carboxylase subunit beta has product MSQQEEPDDETGAPDDAVEELRQKRAEAELGGGEARIESQHEKGKMTARERIDFLVDDGTFNEVDPFVEHRSTNFGMEEKRFAGDAVVTGYGEVDGRKVFLFAHDFTVLGGSVGEVVADKICKVMDRAIENGVPVIGLNDSGGARIQEGVDSLVGFAKIFERNTKASGLIPQISAIMGPCAGGATYSPALTDFTFMVQDTSHMFITGPDVIETVTGEQVSKEELGGAGSHSTKSGVAHFSYPSEEEALENIRRLLSYLPANNMEDPPRVKPWDDPDREIPGVTDIVPSAPRKPYDMTKVIDAIVDEDSFFEVHGNWARNVVVGFSRMDGQSVGVVANQPRVSAGTLDIDAAEKAARFVRFCDSFNIPILTLVDVPGFMPGTDQEHNGIIRRGAKLIYAYAEATVPLLSVVVRKAYGGAYIVMSSKFLGSDVNYAWPGSEMAVLGPRGAVNILYRNEIADADDPDAKRQELMDEFRDEFANPYGPAKRGYLDDVIEPKETRKRLIQDLDLLQRKREDTPPKDHGNIPL; this is encoded by the coding sequence ATGAGTCAACAGGAAGAACCAGACGACGAGACTGGGGCGCCTGACGACGCGGTCGAAGAGTTGCGACAGAAACGGGCCGAAGCCGAACTCGGGGGCGGTGAAGCCCGTATCGAATCCCAGCACGAGAAGGGCAAGATGACCGCCCGCGAGCGTATCGATTTCCTCGTCGACGACGGCACGTTCAACGAGGTCGATCCGTTCGTCGAGCACCGGTCGACGAACTTCGGCATGGAGGAGAAGCGCTTCGCCGGCGACGCGGTCGTCACCGGCTACGGCGAGGTCGACGGTCGGAAGGTGTTCCTGTTCGCCCACGACTTCACCGTCCTCGGCGGCTCGGTCGGCGAGGTCGTCGCCGACAAGATCTGTAAGGTGATGGACCGGGCCATCGAAAACGGCGTCCCGGTCATCGGCCTCAACGACTCCGGCGGCGCGCGCATTCAGGAAGGTGTCGACTCGCTGGTGGGTTTCGCCAAGATTTTCGAGCGTAACACCAAGGCTAGTGGGCTCATCCCGCAGATTTCAGCCATCATGGGGCCGTGTGCCGGTGGAGCCACCTACAGTCCGGCACTGACTGACTTTACCTTCATGGTGCAGGACACCAGCCACATGTTCATCACCGGGCCGGACGTCATCGAGACGGTGACCGGCGAACAGGTGTCGAAGGAGGAACTCGGCGGTGCGGGCTCTCACTCTACCAAGTCCGGCGTCGCTCACTTCTCGTACCCGTCAGAGGAGGAAGCGCTCGAAAACATCCGCCGCCTCCTGTCGTACCTGCCGGCGAACAACATGGAGGACCCGCCGCGGGTCAAGCCGTGGGACGACCCCGACCGGGAAATTCCCGGCGTGACTGATATCGTCCCGTCGGCCCCGCGCAAGCCCTACGACATGACGAAAGTCATCGACGCCATCGTCGACGAGGACTCCTTCTTCGAGGTTCACGGCAACTGGGCGCGCAACGTCGTCGTGGGCTTCTCGCGGATGGACGGCCAGTCGGTCGGCGTCGTCGCCAATCAGCCACGCGTGAGCGCGGGGACACTCGACATCGACGCGGCGGAGAAAGCGGCCCGTTTCGTCCGCTTCTGTGACTCGTTTAATATCCCCATCCTCACGCTCGTCGACGTGCCCGGGTTCATGCCCGGCACCGACCAGGAGCACAACGGCATCATCCGGCGGGGCGCGAAGCTAATCTACGCCTACGCAGAGGCGACGGTGCCCCTGCTGTCGGTCGTCGTGCGGAAGGCCTACGGCGGTGCGTACATCGTCATGTCCTCGAAGTTCCTCGGCAGCGACGTGAACTACGCCTGGCCGGGGTCGGAGATGGCGGTCCTCGGTCCACGGGGCGCGGTCAACATCCTCTACCGGAACGAAATCGCAGACGCCGACGACCCGGACGCCAAGCGCCAGGAACTGATGGACGAGTTCCGCGACGAGTTCGCCAATCCGTACGGGCCGGCGAAACGGGGCTACCTCGACGACGTCATCGAACCGAAAGAGACGCGCAAGCGCCTCATTCAGGACCTCGACCTCCTGCAGCGCAAGCGCGAGGACACGCCGCCGAAAGACCACGGCAATATCCCGCTGTAA